A window of the Jeotgalibacillus aurantiacus genome harbors these coding sequences:
- a CDS encoding PH domain-containing protein, whose protein sequence is MGSNEPKMRISERALTVWKLYGWISAIITTIIAAGVITLAVLFDWSVWFIVGGVVVPILEIILFVYVFPTLKWRRWRYEVREEEIELQHGIFIVKRTLVPMVRVQHVDTEQGPILRKYRLATISISTAATVHQIPALDINEADELRDSISALARVAEDDV, encoded by the coding sequence ATGGGAAGCAATGAACCAAAGATGAGAATTTCCGAACGGGCATTGACTGTCTGGAAGCTTTACGGATGGATTTCTGCCATTATCACGACGATTATTGCAGCAGGTGTGATCACGCTCGCTGTTTTATTTGACTGGTCTGTCTGGTTTATTGTGGGCGGAGTAGTAGTTCCGATTTTAGAAATTATTTTATTTGTTTATGTATTTCCAACGCTTAAGTGGCGCAGGTGGCGTTACGAAGTAAGGGAAGAGGAAATTGAATTACAGCACGGAATCTTTATTGTGAAGCGTACGCTTGTGCCGATGGTCCGGGTGCAGCACGTTGATACGGAGCAGGGGCCGATTTTGCGTAAATACCGGCTTGCAACGATCTCCATTTCAACAGCTGCAACGGTTCATCAGATTCCGGCACTCGATATTAATGAAGCGGATGAACTGAGAGATTCCATTTCGGCGCTGGCAAGGGTGGCTGAAGACGATGTCTGA
- a CDS encoding PH domain-containing protein encodes MSEEKRLHPITTVINSVKAIREAIIPIIILFFVNGRGDTGSILDYVPILVTAGLIILLIFLGLIQWWRFKYWIEEGELRIEQGLLVKKKRYIPFERIQSLNYSEGIFHRPFKLVKIKVETAGSSAEMDSEAVLTAITKEEANELNRMIAAAKKKLRDKGLDPELPVVEEPDVEDRVLYKMRPKDLIVMATTSGGAGVVLGGVLIFLSQFSEVIPYEAVFNELIEFVEAGILLAGILIVLVFFIAWLIAVAMTFLRYADFTVRLVDKDLVITRGLLEKKQTTVPLKRIQGIRFDQNIIREPFRYTSVTIESAGGSVLEKDSNAIRLLPMIKENEAIPILHEVLPDYEWKVDFKGAPSRSIFRYIFWKIFFSLFVIIPVSWFFFPIGLLSLTLIPLSILLGWMQYRTAGYNLSGDQLVMRFRGISKQIVYMKKKRIQSVTWTETYFQRKGHVATITATIKSYVGGSSTSVEHLDKKDVVTLMDWYRPEAVSKPEAREIIGELET; translated from the coding sequence ATGTCTGAGGAAAAAAGACTGCACCCGATTACGACCGTTATTAATTCTGTAAAAGCGATAAGAGAAGCCATTATTCCGATTATCATTCTGTTCTTTGTTAATGGCAGAGGGGATACCGGATCTATTCTGGACTATGTCCCAATTCTTGTAACAGCCGGTCTGATCATTCTTCTGATCTTTTTGGGTTTGATTCAATGGTGGCGTTTTAAATACTGGATTGAAGAAGGAGAGCTTCGAATTGAGCAGGGGCTCTTGGTGAAGAAGAAGCGTTATATTCCCTTCGAACGTATTCAAAGTCTGAATTATTCAGAAGGAATCTTCCATCGCCCGTTTAAACTCGTGAAAATCAAAGTGGAAACAGCAGGTTCTTCGGCTGAAATGGATTCAGAAGCGGTTCTTACTGCGATTACGAAGGAAGAAGCGAATGAATTAAACCGGATGATTGCGGCTGCGAAAAAGAAGCTGAGGGACAAGGGGCTCGATCCTGAGCTGCCTGTTGTAGAAGAGCCGGATGTGGAAGACCGCGTTCTTTATAAAATGAGGCCAAAAGATCTGATCGTGATGGCAACGACTTCGGGAGGGGCGGGAGTCGTACTCGGTGGTGTGCTGATCTTTCTTTCGCAATTCAGTGAGGTTATTCCGTACGAAGCTGTTTTTAACGAACTGATTGAGTTTGTGGAAGCCGGAATTTTACTTGCCGGTATCCTGATTGTGCTCGTCTTTTTCATCGCATGGCTTATTGCAGTCGCGATGACTTTTCTACGCTATGCCGACTTCACTGTGAGGCTGGTTGATAAAGACCTTGTCATTACAAGGGGACTGCTTGAGAAGAAACAGACAACCGTTCCTTTAAAAAGAATTCAAGGCATCCGATTTGATCAGAACATTATACGCGAACCGTTCCGCTACACATCCGTAACGATTGAAAGTGCGGGAGGGTCAGTACTCGAAAAGGATTCAAATGCCATCAGGCTGCTGCCGATGATAAAGGAAAATGAAGCCATTCCGATTTTACATGAGGTTCTGCCTGACTATGAGTGGAAAGTTGATTTTAAAGGTGCGCCATCAAGATCGATCTTCCGCTATATTTTCTGGAAGATATTCTTCTCACTTTTTGTCATCATTCCGGTTTCCTGGTTCTTTTTCCCGATCGGATTGCTGTCACTTACGCTGATCCCATTATCCATTTTGCTCGGCTGGATGCAATACCGCACAGCCGGCTACAACCTGTCAGGTGACCAGCTGGTAATGAGATTCAGGGGAATCAGTAAGCAGATTGTCTATATGAAGAAAAAGCGTATTCAGTCCGTAACCTGGACCGAAACCTATTTCCAGCGCAAAGGTCACGTTGCCACGATCACAGCCACCATCAAATCATATGTTGGGGGCAGCTCGACAAGTGTGGAGCACTTGGACAAAAAAGACGTGGTAACGCTGATGGACTGGTATCGCCCTGAAGCCGTTTCAAAACCGGAGGCAAGGGAGATCATTGGGGAATTGGAGACATAA
- a CDS encoding rhomboid family intramembrane serine protease, with the protein MFSRNESLSQFIRLYPVISFLVAANLLIHIATQIPGEIGFTTFWTLAGVNGLIAQGEYWRLISSVFVHADWWHLIFNMFALIIFSPALERMIGSFQYAIVYTLAGLIASTMTFVFQGPAYTSVGASGAIFGVFGLYAAIYFIYRERAPMEIRQVMLPLIIISVIMTFFGNNINVIAHLGGLAAGFFIGMFIFQSKKRT; encoded by the coding sequence ATGTTTTCTCGTAATGAAAGTCTATCACAGTTTATCAGGTTATATCCTGTCATTTCATTTCTGGTGGCGGCAAATCTGCTGATTCATATTGCCACGCAAATCCCCGGGGAAATCGGCTTTACGACATTTTGGACACTTGCGGGTGTGAACGGTCTGATTGCACAGGGTGAGTACTGGCGGTTGATTTCGTCTGTGTTTGTCCATGCAGACTGGTGGCATCTGATTTTTAATATGTTTGCCCTGATTATTTTCTCTCCGGCTCTTGAGCGGATGATTGGTTCTTTCCAGTATGCGATCGTGTATACATTAGCCGGGCTGATCGCAAGTACGATGACCTTTGTTTTTCAGGGTCCGGCTTATACATCAGTTGGAGCAAGCGGAGCGATTTTTGGCGTATTTGGCTTATACGCAGCGATTTATTTTATTTACCGCGAACGTGCGCCGATGGAGATCCGCCAGGTCATGCTGCCGCTGATTATTATCAGTGTGATCATGACGTTTTTCGGAAACAACATCAACGTTATCGCGCATTTAGGCGGACTCGCAGCAGGATTTTTCATCGGAATGTTTATTTTCCAGTCTAAAAAAAGGACATAG
- the acpS gene encoding holo-ACP synthase, whose amino-acid sequence MIHGIGLDIVEINRLSALYDRQPKIAERVLTEKELERFEQLTGGRRIEFLAGRFAAKEAFAKALGTGIGKECSFQDIYIEKDDRGKPFIHYSGCGKVHVTITHTKEYAAAQVVIENKEETGL is encoded by the coding sequence ATGATTCATGGAATCGGTTTAGATATCGTTGAAATCAACAGGCTCTCAGCATTATATGACAGGCAGCCGAAAATAGCCGAACGCGTTTTGACTGAAAAAGAGCTTGAGCGTTTCGAACAATTAACAGGTGGACGACGGATCGAATTTCTGGCCGGACGATTTGCAGCCAAAGAAGCATTCGCCAAAGCACTCGGAACCGGTATCGGAAAAGAGTGCTCCTTTCAGGATATTTACATTGAAAAGGATGACAGAGGAAAGCCGTTTATTCACTACAGCGGCTGTGGAAAGGTGCATGTGACCATCACTCATACAAAGGAATACGCGGCTGCGCAGGTCGTGATTGAGAATAAAGAGGAGACTGGCTTGTAG